Below is a genomic region from Catenuloplanes atrovinosus.
GAGCCGGGAGCGCAGGTAGCCGACCGCGTCCGCGTCGCTGAACACGTCCAGGCCGACCGAGCGCGCGTCCTCGTCGACCGTGAGCCCGCCGAGGTAGCTGCGGCTGGTGACCAGCACGGCGCAGCCGGCCGAACCGGGCAGCAGCGGCCGGACCTGGTCGTCGTCGCGCGCGTTGTCCAGCACCACCAGCACCTTCCGGCCGGCCAGCACGCTGCGGTAGAGCGCGGCAAGACCGTCCAGGGTGGACGGCTGGTTGGCGCGGGGCACGCCGAGCGCCTCCAGGAAGCCGTGCAGCGCCTCGGCCGGCTCCAGCGGCGCCCCGCTCGGTGCGAACCCGCGCAGGTCCACGTAGAGCTGCCCGTCCGGGTAGCGGGTCGCGGCCCGGTGCGCCCAGTGCAGCGCCAGGCTGGTCTTGCCGACGCCGCCGAGGCCGCCGACCAGCACCAGCGGGCGCGGGCCGGCGACCGCGTCGAGGCGGGCCAGTTCCGCGGTCCGGCCGGTGAACGCGGCGGGCGGCGCGGGTAGCTGCGCGGGGCGCACCGTGCGCCGGTCGGTCAGCTCGCGGTGGGCGTCGCGCAGCATCGGGCCGGGCTCGATGCCGAGCTCGCCGACCAGCCGCTCGCGGGTGAGCCGGTAGCGCTCCAGCGCGTCGGCGGTGCGGCCGGCCGCGGCGAGCGTGCGCAGCAGCCGGGCGTGCAGGCCCTCGTCGTACGGGTGCCAGCCGGTGGCGCGGTCCAGCACCGGCGCGAGCACGGCGCCGCGGTCGCGGTCCAGCGCGACGTCCGCGGCCTCGGCCAGCACGGCCGCGTGCTCGCGGTCCAGATCCGCGAAGACCGGGTGCGCGCGGGCCTCCGGCGGCAGTCCGGTGCCGGCCGGCGCGGTCCACAGCCCGAGGGCCGCCGCGTACGCGTCCACCGCCGCCTCCGGCCGACCGGCCTCGACCAGGTCCCGCGCCTGGCTCAGGAAGGCGCGAAAGCGCCGCAGGTCGGAGTCGACGTCTAGGCGGTATCCGGCGGCGGAGCGGCCGATCGTGCCGGCCACCCGGCGCAGCCGGCTGACGTACTGCTGCACGGTCGCGGCCGCGGCCTGCGGCGGATCGCCGGACCAGAGCACGTCGGAGATGACGCCGGCCGCGACCGGCTCACCGGCGGCGGCGAGCAGCACGGCCAGCAGCACCCGCTGTTGCGGTGAGCCGAGGTCCAGCTCCGTGCCGTCGCGCAGGCCGCGGACCGGGCCCAGCACCTCGAACCACATCGGCACGCGGGCTCAGCCCTCGGCCGCTTCGTAGGCGTCCAGCCGCGCGCGAAGCTGGTCGGCGTAGGCGTGGTAGACGCCGTCGGCGAGCCGGCGGGCCCGGGCGCGCAGCCGGGCCGCGGCCGCCCGGTCGCCGAGCCGGGCGTGGCAGGCGGCCAGCGACACCAGCACCTCGGTGCCGCTCCACTGCCAGCGCTGCATCAGGGCGAGGCCGCGCTCGTACGCCTCGATCGCCTCCGCGTCCTTGCCCACGTGCTGGTAGATGCGGCCGAGCAGCTCCCAGCTCCACCCCTCGCGCGCCCAGTTGCCGATGCTGCGGTGCAGCTCGATGCCGCGGCGCATCTCGGCCGCGGCGGCCTCCACGTCGCCGGTGCGGTGCAGGATGCGCAGCGCGAACGACTCGGTGCAGATGCCCAGCAGCTCGCGCGCGCGGGCCGCGTACGAGCCGGTGGTGAGCGGCCCGGCGTCGCTGTCCAGGTGACCGCAGAGCGCCACGGCCTCGTCCGCGAGCGCGGCGGCCCGCTCGATCTCGTCGCCGGTCGGCCAGCGCCCGGTGTCGGTGAGCGTGCTCGCCATGCCGGCCAGGCCGATGCCGGTACGGACCGGGTCGTCGGACTCCCGCCCGGCCTGCGCCGCGAGCGACCACTGCCGGTACGCCTCCGCGTAGTCGCCGAAGCGGTGGTGGCAGATGCCCAGCGCGTTGTGCAGGTAGCCGCGCCACCACAGCGAGTTCTGCCGCTCGGCCGCGGCCAGCGCGCGGCGGGCCGCCGGGATGACCTCGTCCCACCGGCCGAGCTGGTCCATCAGGTAGCCGTTCAGCCCCCAGGAGAAGTACCACAGGTACGGGTCGAGCCCGTGCTGCTCCGCGCTGTCCATCGCGGCCCGGATGTTCTCCCGCTCCTCACCGAACCAGGCCAGCGCCTCCTCGGTGTCGCGCGGGCGCAACGGCCGTACCCCGTCCGCGGGCCGGCCCGCGTCGATCGGCGCGCGCAGCGGGTTGACCAGCTGCGCGCCGGCGAGCAGCGAGTGCAGGTAGTGGTCGAGCGTGCGGCGCAGCGTCTCCTCCCGCTCGGCCGGCTCACCCAGTTCGGCCGCGTACGCACGGACCAGGTCGTGCGCGCCGTACCGGCCGGGCCGTAGCTCCGAGATCAGGTGCGCGTCGGCCAGCTCGGCCAGCAGCGCCAGCGTCTCCGGCACGCGCCGCCCGGCGATGCTGGCCACGGTGCCGAGCGCCACGTCGCCACCGGGGTGCAGGCCCAGCCGGCGGAACAGCTCGGCGGCGCCGGGCGTGAGTCGCCGGTACGACCAGGAGAACACCGCGCGCACGTCCCGCCCGGCGGCGACGCCCGCGAACGCGTCCAGCCCGGCGCGGCGCCGGATCTCGGCCGCGACCGTGCCCAGCGTGAACGCGGGGCTCCGCTCGGTCCAGGCGGCGCAGATCGCCAGCGCCAGCGGCAGCCCGCCGCACACCTCGATGATCTCGGCGGCCGCCTCCGGCTCCGCGTCCACCCGCTCCTTGCCGAGCCGGGAGCGCAGGTAGCGGTAGGCGTCCGCGTCGCTGAACACGTCCAGGCCGACCGAGCGGGCGCCCTCGTCGACCGCGAGCCCGCCGAGGTAGCTGCGGCTGGTCACCACGACCGCGCAGCCGGCCGTGCCGGGCAGCAGCGGGCGCACCTGCTCGTCGTCGCGCGCGTTGTCCAGCACCACCAGGATCTTCCGGCCGGCCAGTACGCTGCGGTACAGCGCGGACAGCCCGTCCAGCGTGGACGGCTGGTTGGCCCGCGGCACGCCGAGCGCCTCCAGGAAGCCGTGCAGCGCCTCGACCGGCGGAAGCGGCGGGTTGCGCGGCGCGAACCCGCGCAGGTCCACGTAGAGCTGGCCGTCCGGGTAGTCGGACATGACCCGGTGCGCCCAGCGCAGCGCCAGCGCGGTCTTGCCGACGCCGCCGAGGCCGCCCACCACGACCAGCGGCATCGCGCCCTCGGCGAGCGAGTCCAGGCGGTCCAGCTCGACGTCGCGGCCGGAGAACGAGCCGAGGTCGGCGGGTAGCTGCGCGGGGCGTACCACCTGCGGCTTCTCGGTCACCACGGGAGCCGGCTCCGGCTCCGGCTCGGCCAGCAGCTCGCGATGCGCGGCCTGGAGCAGCGGGCCGGGCTCGATGCCCAGCTCGTCGACCAGCCGGTCGCGCACCTCCCGGTAGCGGCGCATCGCGTCGGCGCGGCGGCCGGCCGCGGCCAGCGCGCGCAGCAGCCGGGCGTGCACGCCCTCGTCGAACGGGTGCCAGACCGCGGCCCGGTCCAGCGCCGGGACCAGCGCGGGGCCGTACCCGCAGGACAGCGCGTCGTCGGCGGCCTCGACCAGGGTGGTGACGTGCTCGCGGTCCAGCCCGGTGAAGACCGGGTGCTCGCGCGCCTCGGGTGGCAGGTTCGCCGCGGCCGGTCCGGTCCAGAGCGCGAACGCCTCCCGGAACATCGCGCCGGCCGCGGCCTTGTCCGCGCCGTACAGCTCGCGGGCGTCCCGGATCAGCGCGCGCCAGCGCAGCAGGTCGACCTGGCCGGTGTCCGCCGCGAGCTGGTAGCCGCCGGCCGTGCGCCGCAGCAGGCCGCCCTGGTCGCGGGCGGGCCGGTCCGGCTCGATGATCTTGCGGAGGCGGCTGACGTACTGCTGCACCGTGGCGGCCGCGGCGGCCGGCGGCGCGTCGCCCCAGAGCACGTCCAGAATCGTGGGTACGCCGACCGGCTCACCGGCCGCGGCCAGCAGCACCGCGAGCAGCGTGCGCTGCTGCGGCGGCCCCAGCTCCAGCTCTACGTCGTCCCGGCGGCCCCGCACCGGTCCGAGCACCTGCAACCACATGTGCGTATCCGTCTCAGGCACCGGCCGCCGGGGCCAGCAGCGCGTCCGCGGCGGCGGTGCGCAGCCAGGCGACCGCCTCGCCGTCGCTCCAGTGCAGGTCGTCGACGAGCGTGAACAGCGATGAGTATCCGAAGTAGAACCAGAGCAGCGCGTCCGCGTGCGCCACGTCGACGCCGCTGCGCAGCGCGCCGATCCGGGCCAGGCGCTGCGCGGCCAGCCGCAGGCCGGACCGGTACCGCTCGGTCGCCTCGGCCAGCGACGCGGCCGCGTCCGGCTCGTGCGGCGCCGTGGCCATGATGACCCGCAGCACGTCGCCCCACTCCCGGCGCATGTCCAGCGTGGTGGCCGCGACCAGGTCGAGCACGCGGCCGGGGTCGCCGGCGCGGTCGATCAGCTCCAGGTTCGCGGTGACCGCGGGCGCGGCGGCGCACAGCCGCATCAGCGAGCGCAGCAGCCCGGCCTTGCCGCCGGCCACCGCGTAGACCGTCGCGGGCGAGACGCGGGCGGCGCGCGCCACCTCCTCGACCTTGACCGCGAAGTAGCCGCGCTCACGGAACAGGCGCCGGGCGGCCTCGAGGATGGATCGGTGGGTCGCGGCCGTATACCCAGCGCGACGACTGCGCCGCGCCGGTCCCGCCTGGGTGGTGCTCATAACGGGCGAGTCTAGGTCGGTTCACTGGAGACCGGCTCCAGCGAAGCCTCGGTATATCGATTTCTGTCGCCTATCCGGCTCGTGTCCGCGATGAACGGTACGGATACGCACGGTGACCGGTCATGTTCGCTTGATCGTTTCACCTGGGATTTTGAACCGTTCCGGGTGCCGTCCGTCAACAAGGTGGATCACCGCTGCACGATGCACGATCTGCGAGGAGAAACAGTGAGCACCGCACCACGCACCGTCGACGAACTGACCGGACCACGGCCGCTGCCGGTGGTCGGGAACCTGGTGCGGATGCGCACGGACCGCGAGGGGCATCGCGCGTACGACCGGTGGGCGCGCGAGTACGGGCCGACCTACCTGCTGCGCTTCGGGCGGATGCCGATCGTGGTCTCCGGCGACGGGCCGATCGTCGAGGCGGTGCTGCGCGACCGGCCGCACGGCTTCACCCGTACCCGCGTGGGCCCGGTCCTCGAGGGACTCGGCATCGACGGCGTGTTCGGCGCCGAGGGCGAGCGATGGCGACGGCTGCGGAAGCTCGCCGCGCAGAGCCTGAACGCGGCCTACCTGCGCGAGTACTTCACCACCATCACCCGGTCCGGCACGCGGCTGCGCACCCGCTGGGCCTCGGCCGCCGCGGACGGCCGGCCGGTCGACGTGCTGGACGACATGATGCGGTTCACGCTGGACGTCACCACCACGCTCGCGATCGGCCACGACCTCAACGCGCTCGAGGCCGCCGGCGACGGCCTGCACCGCCGGCTGGCCGAGCTGTTCCCGGAGATCGGCCGCCGCCTCTACGCCCCGGTCCCGCTGCACCGGTGGATCACGCTCCCCCGCGACCGGCGCCGCGAGCGGGCGATGCGCGAGGTCGACGCGCTCGTCCGGGTCGCGTACGCGGAGGCGCGCTCCCGGGCCGCCACCGGCGCGAAGCCGCGCACGTTCCTGGAGGCGCTGGCCGGCGTGGCGGACGTCACCCACGAGGAGTTGGTCGGCAACGTGCTCACCATGCTGCTCGCGGGCCAGGACACCACCTCCTCCACCGCCGCGTGGACGCTGCACTACCTGTCCCGGCACCCGGAGGCCCAGCAGCGGGTACGGAACGAGGCCGTCGCCGCGTTCGGCCCGTCCGGGATGCCCGCGGACCCCGGCCCGCTGCGCGCGCTGCCGTTCACGGACGCCGCGATCCGGGAGGCGATGCGGCTCCGGCCGATCGCGCCCGTGATGGGCTTCCGGCCGACCCGCGACACCGTGCTCCCCGGCACCGGGTACGACCTGCGGCTGCCCGCCGGCCAGTCCATTCTGCTGCTGCTCGCGCACGGCGCCCGGTCGGTGGACGACCCGGACGCGTTCCGCCCGGAGCGCTGGCTCGGCGACAACCCGCCCACGCCCGCGCCGCTGCACCCGTTCGGCGCCGGCCCCCGCTTCTGCCCCGGCCACAACCTGGCGCTGGTGGAGGTCGCGCTGGTCACCGCGCTGCTCTGCCGCGACTTCCGGCTCACCCCGGACGGCGGCCCGGTCGGCGAGAAACTCGCGTTCACCGCGTTCCCGACCGGACTGCGGCTGCGCCTAGGCGTCGGTCAGTGACTGCGTGCCGAGGACGATCGCGAGCGCCAGCCGCTCCGCGTCCTCGGTGCCCGGCTCCGCGGTGTAGACCATGATCCGCAGATCGTCCTGCGCGACGACGAGCGTGTCACAGTCGAGCGTCATCCGGCCGACCGCGGGATGGTCGATCACCTTCCGCCGCGACGGGCCCGGCACGTCGACCGGCAGCTCCGCGTCCCAGAGCGCCGGAAACGCCGGGCACGCGCCGCGCAGCTCGCCGATCAGCCGCGCCAGCGTACGGTCCGCGGGGTAGCGCGACGCGGTCAGGCGCAGATCCGCGACCAGGCGCGCCTCGTGCGCGGCCCGCTCCTCCGGCGTGAGCACCACGCGCTCGTTGTGGCCGGACAGGTTGCGCCAGACCGCGTTGCGCTCCAGTCCCCGCCAGGTCGTGGTGGCCCCCATCAGCGCGTCGAACGGCGCGTTCGCCAGCACCAGCGTCCACGTCGCGTCGTACACCACGACCGGCGTGTGCGCGAGCCGGTCGAGCAGCCGCTGCACGCTCGGCGTGACCCGGGACGGCACCACGTCACGCCCGGGAGCCGCATGCCCGGCCAGCCGGTAGAGCAGGTCACGCTCCGCGTCCGACAGCCGCAGCGCCCGCGCCAGCGCCTCCACCACCTGCGCGGACGGCGCCGTCGCGCGGCCCTGTTCGAGCCGGGTCAGGTAGTCGGCCGAGATCCCCGCCAGTCCGGCCAGTTCCTCACGCCGCAGGCCACTGGCCCGCCGCCGCGGCCCGACCGGCACCCCGACCGCCTCGGGCACCACCCGGTCCCGCCAGCGCCGCACCATCCTCCCGAACTCCATGCATCCCAGTCTGCGCGCCCCCGACGCCGCTGTCCTGGCCCCACCAGTCCTACCGTTGCGCCGCCGGAGGAGAGCCGGCACCCGCGCGAGTTCGAGGGATCGTGGCGGAGGGTACGGACGTCGCCGCGGGACCGGCCGGTCGTCGGCGGCCCCGCGGCGAGGGGTCAGCCGACGCTGACGTTCAGCTCGGCGACCGAGGTCCAAGCCCGTCCCTGCACCTCGGAGAGCGCCCGCAGCCGTACGTACCGGCCGGTCTTGGCGGCGAAGCTGACGGTCTGCTCAGCTGTGGTGTTCGGGAAGGTGCCGGTCGCGACCGCCGTGCCCCACGTGGTGCCGTCGGTGGAGACGTAGACCTCGTAGGCCGCGATGCGGCCGTTGCTCGCGTTCTGCCGCGGTAGGTAGTAGAGGTCGGTCACCGACCGGCTGGCGCCGAGATCGAGGACGATCTCGTGCGGATGCGGCGTGGTGACGGTGCCCCACTCGGTGTGCCAGAACGTCGCCGGGTTGCCGTCGAGCACGCGGACCGCCGGGGCGTTCTCGTCCACGGTCTCCTGGCTGTCGTAGGAGCGTACGGTGATCGCCGACTGTGCCAGCCGCCGCTTGGTGTAGGTCGCGGTATAGGTGGTCGCGGTCGCCGGCGCGGTGATCACGTGGGTCTGCGCGCCGTTGTCCGACCAGCGGGTGAAGTCGTACTGCCCCTGCGGGGTGACGGCGCTCGCCGTGTTCGCCGAGCCCTGGATGACGGTCAGGGTGAACGGGGTGGTGCGCGCGGTGGAGCCGACGGTCACCTGCAGGCCCGGCGGGCTGGTCACGAACGTCAGGTTCACCGTCTTCGGGTTGAGCCGCCGGGTGGTGGTCACGCTCAGCCCGCCCGCGTCCGTCGCGGTCAGCTCCAGCTCCAGATAGGACGGATATTCGTGGTCCGGCGCGAGGAACGTGCCGGACGCCACGCCGTTCCACTCCTGCACGACGTGGACGTGGCAGTTGTCGCTGGTGAAGCAGTGGTGCTGCAACAGCCGCCAGCGCAGTCCGCTCGCCGGGATCGTCCCCTGCTGGGCGTCGGTCGCGCGCCCGGTGAAGCCGATCGAGTCGCCCACCGCGAAGGTCAGCGTGCCCGGCGGTGTGTCGATCACCGGTGTCGGGGCGGTGTTTCCGCTGGATATCGCCACGGTACGGGTGTCGGAGGCGCCCAGCGTGTCGGTCACGGTCAGCCGCGCCGTGTAGGGCCCGCCCGCCGGGTACGTGTAGGTCGCGGTCGGCGTGGTCGCGTCGACGGTCCCGTCGTCGGTGAAGTCCCACGCGAAGCGCAGCAGACCCTGGTCGGCCGGGTCCGGGTCGGACGAGCCGGTCCCGTTGAAGGTGACGGTCAACGGCGCCGTGCCGGTGGTCGGCGACGCGCTCACCACCGCGGTCGGCGGCTGGTTCCCGTCGAAGTAGCGGATCCGCCGGATCGTTCCCGCCGCGTCCGCGTAGTACAGGTCGCCGCCCGGCCCGATCGCCAGGTCGACCGGGTTGGCCGCGGGCGCCACGAACGTCTGCCGGTTCGCCGCCACCGGCACGCCACCCGGGCTGGCCGGCGTCATCGCCCAGATGCAGTCGCGGGTGTAGTCGGCGAAGAAGAGCGCTCCCCGGTACGCCGCCGGGTACGTGCCGCCGGTCGCCGGGTAGAACGCCGCGCCGGACACCGACGAGCCGCCGCTCGGGCAGGTCTCGCCGGTCACCACCGTCGCGTTGTGGTTGTAGGCGTAGAACGGCGCCGTCTGCCCGCCCGAGGTGTAGAGGCTCTCGCACATGGTGAGGTTCGCGCCGTCGTACCCGCCCTGCCGTGCGGTGCCCTCGAAGCAGGGCCAGCCGAAGTTCGTCGGGCCGGCAGCCGGGTTCGTCACCCGGTTGATCTCCTCCCAGGTGTTCCAGCCGACGTCGCCGAGCCACACCTCGCTCGTCCCCGGCCGGATCGCGAACCGGTACGGGTTGCGCAGGCCGTACGCCACGATCCGCCGCGCGTTCGCGTCGGCGCTGGCGCCGAGCGGGTTGCCGGCCGCGGCCGCGCCGGTCGCCGGGTCGAGCCGCAGCAGTGCGCCGTCGAGCGACGTCGGGTCGGCGAGCGTCCGCACGTCCTGCGACCGCAGCGCGCCGCCCTCCGCGCCCGGGGGCGCCATGGTGCCGCCCGGTGGGTCGGCGCACGGATTGATCGGGTTGCCGAGCTGCCCGTAGTCGGTCGCGCTGTAGCTGGCGCCGTCACCGGAGCTGAGGTAGAGCATCCCGTCGGCGCCGAAGTGCAGGTCGCCGATCGAGTGACTCGGGTACTGCTGGCACCAGTCATGGATGAGCACCTGCTCGGTGCCGCC
It encodes:
- a CDS encoding AfsR/SARP family transcriptional regulator, which produces MWLQVLGPVRGRRDDVELELGPPQQRTLLAVLLAAAGEPVGVPTILDVLWGDAPPAAAAATVQQYVSRLRKIIEPDRPARDQGGLLRRTAGGYQLAADTGQVDLLRWRALIRDARELYGADKAAAGAMFREAFALWTGPAAANLPPEAREHPVFTGLDREHVTTLVEAADDALSCGYGPALVPALDRAAVWHPFDEGVHARLLRALAAAGRRADAMRRYREVRDRLVDELGIEPGPLLQAAHRELLAEPEPEPAPVVTEKPQVVRPAQLPADLGSFSGRDVELDRLDSLAEGAMPLVVVGGLGGVGKTALALRWAHRVMSDYPDGQLYVDLRGFAPRNPPLPPVEALHGFLEALGVPRANQPSTLDGLSALYRSVLAGRKILVVLDNARDDEQVRPLLPGTAGCAVVVTSRSYLGGLAVDEGARSVGLDVFSDADAYRYLRSRLGKERVDAEPEAAAEIIEVCGGLPLALAICAAWTERSPAFTLGTVAAEIRRRAGLDAFAGVAAGRDVRAVFSWSYRRLTPGAAELFRRLGLHPGGDVALGTVASIAGRRVPETLALLAELADAHLISELRPGRYGAHDLVRAYAAELGEPAEREETLRRTLDHYLHSLLAGAQLVNPLRAPIDAGRPADGVRPLRPRDTEEALAWFGEERENIRAAMDSAEQHGLDPYLWYFSWGLNGYLMDQLGRWDEVIPAARRALAAAERQNSLWWRGYLHNALGICHHRFGDYAEAYRQWSLAAQAGRESDDPVRTGIGLAGMASTLTDTGRWPTGDEIERAAALADEAVALCGHLDSDAGPLTTGSYAARARELLGICTESFALRILHRTGDVEAAAAEMRRGIELHRSIGNWAREGWSWELLGRIYQHVGKDAEAIEAYERGLALMQRWQWSGTEVLVSLAACHARLGDRAAAARLRARARRLADGVYHAYADQLRARLDAYEAAEG
- a CDS encoding TetR/AcrR family transcriptional regulator, giving the protein MSTTQAGPARRSRRAGYTAATHRSILEAARRLFRERGYFAVKVEEVARAARVSPATVYAVAGGKAGLLRSLMRLCAAAPAVTANLELIDRAGDPGRVLDLVAATTLDMRREWGDVLRVIMATAPHEPDAAASLAEATERYRSGLRLAAQRLARIGALRSGVDVAHADALLWFYFGYSSLFTLVDDLHWSDGEAVAWLRTAAADALLAPAAGA
- a CDS encoding cytochrome P450, encoding MSTAPRTVDELTGPRPLPVVGNLVRMRTDREGHRAYDRWAREYGPTYLLRFGRMPIVVSGDGPIVEAVLRDRPHGFTRTRVGPVLEGLGIDGVFGAEGERWRRLRKLAAQSLNAAYLREYFTTITRSGTRLRTRWASAAADGRPVDVLDDMMRFTLDVTTTLAIGHDLNALEAAGDGLHRRLAELFPEIGRRLYAPVPLHRWITLPRDRRRERAMREVDALVRVAYAEARSRAATGAKPRTFLEALAGVADVTHEELVGNVLTMLLAGQDTTSSTAAWTLHYLSRHPEAQQRVRNEAVAAFGPSGMPADPGPLRALPFTDAAIREAMRLRPIAPVMGFRPTRDTVLPGTGYDLRLPAGQSILLLLAHGARSVDDPDAFRPERWLGDNPPTPAPLHPFGAGPRFCPGHNLALVEVALVTALLCRDFRLTPDGGPVGEKLAFTAFPTGLRLRLGVGQ
- a CDS encoding helix-turn-helix transcriptional regulator, with protein sequence MEFGRMVRRWRDRVVPEAVGVPVGPRRRASGLRREELAGLAGISADYLTRLEQGRATAPSAQVVEALARALRLSDAERDLLYRLAGHAAPGRDVVPSRVTPSVQRLLDRLAHTPVVVYDATWTLVLANAPFDALMGATTTWRGLERNAVWRNLSGHNERVVLTPEERAAHEARLVADLRLTASRYPADRTLARLIGELRGACPAFPALWDAELPVDVPGPSRRKVIDHPAVGRMTLDCDTLVVAQDDLRIMVYTAEPGTEDAERLALAIVLGTQSLTDA
- a CDS encoding PQQ-dependent sugar dehydrogenase; amino-acid sequence: MSMRRRILSLFVAAATVATAGALHAVPAASGAAPAPPPAPGDHRHHGPGQETSGRALPTSAEALPAGFREQTVLTGLSQPMNIEFAADGRVFVAEKAGRIKVFDSIADTTPTIYADLSTNVHNQNDRGLLGLALHPDFPAVPDVFVLYTYDAPPGQSAPVWNDNCTSVGGANGGRCVVTGRLSKLTGGTEQVLIHDWCQQYPSHSIGDLHFGADGMLYLSSGDGASYSATDYGQLGNPINPCADPPGGTMAPPGAEGGALRSQDVRTLADPTSLDGALLRLDPATGAAAAGNPLGASADANARRIVAYGLRNPYRFAIRPGTSEVWLGDVGWNTWEEINRVTNPAAGPTNFGWPCFEGTARQGGYDGANLTMCESLYTSGGQTAPFYAYNHNATVVTGETCPSGGSSVSGAAFYPATGGTYPAAYRGALFFADYTRDCIWAMTPASPGGVPVAANRQTFVAPAANPVDLAIGPGGDLYYADAAGTIRRIRYFDGNQPPTAVVSASPTTGTAPLTVTFNGTGSSDPDPADQGLLRFAWDFTDDGTVDATTPTATYTYPAGGPYTARLTVTDTLGASDTRTVAISSGNTAPTPVIDTPPGTLTFAVGDSIGFTGRATDAQQGTIPASGLRWRLLQHHCFTSDNCHVHVVQEWNGVASGTFLAPDHEYPSYLELELTATDAGGLSVTTTRRLNPKTVNLTFVTSPPGLQVTVGSTARTTPFTLTVIQGSANTASAVTPQGQYDFTRWSDNGAQTHVITAPATATTYTATYTKRRLAQSAITVRSYDSQETVDENAPAVRVLDGNPATFWHTEWGTVTTPHPHEIVLDLGASRSVTDLYYLPRQNASNGRIAAYEVYVSTDGTTWGTAVATGTFPNTTAEQTVSFAAKTGRYVRLRALSEVQGRAWTSVAELNVSVG